CTTCTTTTGGAAATGTTTTATCAAACAAATCAACATAGGCGGGAATCTTTTTTAATTCTTTTACAAGCTCCTCGGGATTTTGATTCATTTCTCCCGGAGATTGAATCGGTCCTTTGGCTTGTTCTTCCAAAGAAGGAGCGCGTCCGTCCCAAAATTGCAGAGCACCGAAACCGGCGTTGATGATTGTAGGAGAGTTGCGGCCTAATTTCTGCATTCCATGACCGAGCCCTTTGGGTAAACCATCGGACCATCCTAGGCTCGGATTGTGGCATGTGGCGCAACTGATCCAATTGGAGCCGGAAAGTCTAGGATCGAAGAACAACATTTTTCCTAGAGCGATCTTTTCGGGAGTGATCGGGTTGGTAGTAGGGCTAGTCACTTCGCTTGGAGTGACCAAGTTGTCTTGATTTGACTTGAACCCTTTGCATTGAATGAGAAAGAAACTCAAAATGATAACGGAAAAAAACTGAATCTTGTCAATAATTTGCACTACTACCCCCGAAAGAATCAGTCACTACTATCATATTTTTACAAGGATTCAACTAAAAAATCAAGATGCTTGGCAAGAATTTGCAATATCTTGACTAAAGAGATTCCGCCGAAATAGCTCATATAAATTTGCAGAGGTCGACGATTTTGGTTTCATTTTCACTGGATGAGTTTTTTAGTATGTAAACAGTAAGCAGTATTTTTATGATCCGTTTTTATTCCGTAAATTTGTTCGGAGGAGAAGACACTAGAGTCTCCTCTTCTTTTTACAAGCGTTTGTTTGGTTGGGATTCGATTGTAGAATCGGAAGGACACTCTGAATTATGTACGAAGGAAGGAGTCAAAATCGTATTTTCCAGAAGGAAACCGGGGTGCAATGTGGATCCTGGTACGATCACTTTGGAAGTGGAGGAAGATTCTGAACTTTCTTTGGATGAGTTTAAAGAAGAAAAATATGAAACCTGGGCATTGCCCGCGATAAATCAAAGTTATACGGCCTATCTTGATCCATGGGGGAACAGGATTTGGATTTATCGAAAATCGAATTCCAAAATTTCATAAATTAGAAAAAGTTTTTTAATTTTTTCGGGATTCTAAAAATACCTTCAAAAGATCCGGACGGTCTGTAATGATTCCTGATACACCCGCATCGATCAAACGTATCCAATCCTTTTCTTCATTCACAGTATATGGAATTACTATCAGATCCTTTTTCGATAGATTTGCTACCCATTCCACGTTAACGGAACTATGGTGAGGTAAAATCAGATCAGGTTCGGAAAGTTCCCAAAGGGATTCGTCCCATTCTTTGTCCAGAAGTTGTCCCCGTAACAAACCCGGATCTTTTAATTTTACTTTCTCCAAAAGATGGGAATCGAAAGAAGAGATAAAAATTCTATTTTTGATATTTAAATTTCGAATCAAAGGAACAAGTGCCTCTGCAAGACGAATTCTTTCTTCTTCCAATCCTTCGGATTTCACTTCAATATCAAAGACTGTATCATTCGGCATATTTTCGATTAATTCTTGTAATGTGGAGATCCGTTCTCCTGCAAATTCTTTGGAAAAAAAAGAACCTGCATCGTATTTTTGAATTTCTGCCAAACTCAAATTCGATACTTTTCCCTTTCCGTTGGTTGTACGGTCTATCGTTTCGTCGTGGATGACCACAAGTTCCCCGGAGCCGCATAACATAGTGTCGAGTTCGAAGTATTTTGTGAAAGGATAAGACTTTCTAAAGGAGACGAATGTGTTTTCCGGAAAAAGCCCTCGGGCGCCTCTGTGCCCCATATTGGCAATTCCGGTACGGAGTAGTTCTTTCAGTTCCTTTTTTCTGGGTATATGTTTCATCGTGTATACCGTTTAGGCAGGTTGAATCGTATTTTCCTTTCCGGTTTCTTCCATGGCTGCACTGGTTAGTTCTTTTTTCAGGTTTTCTCCCAAATAACGGTCAATGTACATATGAACCAGGTAAAGCAAAGGAGTGATCAGAATGGCAACACCTAACTTGTATAAGAAGTTTGTGTTGGAAATGGAAACCAGTTTTGAAACCGCATGGTATTTTCCGAGTGCGATAAAGATAACAACATAAGAATCGATCAATTGTGATAAAATTGTGGAACCTGTGGCACGAAGCCAGATATGTTTGCCTTTGGTTTTTTTGCGTAAAAAATGAAATACCTGTATATCAATAAATTGACCGATCAGGTAAGCCACAACCGAACCGATGATGACTAGTCCCGAATTGGCAAAGACGGTATTGAATGCAGAATCACTGATGGGAGAGTCCGGGTTTGCGGGAATTTGCATGTCCACAACGATTAAAACATAAGCCAAACTGATCATCACCATACCTATGATGGTAGTCGTTCTTACTACTTTTCTTCCGAAGTATTCATTTAATAAATCGGTAATGATAAACGTAACGGGAAAAGGAATCACACCCATCGTCATAGTGAATCCGAATGCGGTAAATAATTTACTTCCTGTTAATTCCGCCATAAGTAGGAAGGTAAGAAAAAGACTTAATAATAACACATACAGTACAACCGGTTTATTGCTTAAATAGGGCATAGAACATTTCCTGAAATTCCAGTGATAAATAAATTTACGCTAGAAGGGCGGGACTCCTTACAAAATATGGATACAATCAACGATTGAACCACCAATCAGATTTTATACTCTACTCTTTTTTTTAAACACACGATACAATAAGTAAGAATAAATCCATGTCCGAAATGCAATCAGAACCAACGTCCGAACCAAAACGAAAATCGACCTCTTTTTCCCCGAAAGCGAAATATACATTTTTATTTGCCTCTTGGGTATTTTTATCCGCGTTCTCCTTTTACTTGGGAATGAACCTGATGGCAAAGGAAGGGGGAATTTCCCTTTCTTTAAAAAACCAATCTCCCTTTGGAAAATCCGAAGAAGTTGCACAAAACTCCGTTGAAACCTCATCCGAGGGAAATGAGTCTTCCGAATCCAATTCTACGGAAATAAAGGAAGAAAAACCGACTTCCGTTTTGGAAGAAATTACAAAGGAAGAAGTTCCTCCCGATTTCTCCATAGATGAAAATGTATCTTTTCGTGCATCCGCCTGGTCGACCGATTGGAGCGCAATGCGGAAGACGGTTCATCTTTATAATGAAATCCATCCGTTTATCTATACGATGCGTGGCGGACTTTCCAATAACGGTGAATTGATTTCTTCCTGGTCACAGACTGCCAGAAAAGAAAGAGTCGCAGAACTACGCCAACTCAATCCGAAAGTAAAAATCATTCCTACTATTTTCCGTTGGGAAAACCCGAAAGAAAAGATCCAGGAAAATATCGGAATGGGCGGAAGAACAGATATTCGTGACAAACACATTCAGATCATCGTGAATGAGATTGAAACTTACGGTTACGATGGAATCGATATTGATTACGAAGGAATGAGCTGCGATAAAAAGGAAAAGTTCGAAGATTTTTTCGTACTACTTGCACGCGAAGTTCATAAAAAAGGAAAACTTCTTTCCGTTGCGGTTCACCCGAAAACTCCTTCCGATAAGAAAAAAGATCTCAATTGCAAGGGACTCTCCAAGCCGATTCAATTGGACTTCCGTGAAAATTGGAGAGGACCGACAACTCATGATTATGCGTTCCTTGCCAAACATGCGGATCGTGTCAAAATCATGGCTTATGAACTACATCCCAGAAAATACCACAACCCCGGCCCCGGACCGCAAGCTCCGAATGTTTGGTTGAAAGACATCATCACTTACGCTAAAAAAAGAGTTCCTACATCCAAACTTTATATGGCGATTCCTACTTACGGATATGATTGGGCATTGAATTGCAAATCTTCCGCCAAAGCAATTTACCATTCGGATGCTCAGAGAATCCGAAGCGGAGCTCATAAAAAACACCAACCGACGGATATCAATCAGATTCTTACATCCGAAAACAAAATGGGGTCTTGGCGCAACTTATCGAAGTTTGCCGACATTCACAAAAACCGCGCTTACGAAGATCCTTCTCTCTGGTATACTAGCGGTGGATGCGATCGTGTTGCTTTTTATATGAACAGAAAAGCGTTCGAAGAAAAAATGACCTTGCTCCGCAAATATGATCTGGGAGGATTTTCTTTCTGGCAATTGGTAACGGACAATGATCCTGAAATCAACGAATACCTGAGCTTACTTGTTCAAGGCAAACTTCCCGCCGTGGAGAAAATATCTGACAAAGAATTGGATGATTCTTCCAAAAAAGTCGTTGCGGAAGAAAAACAAATCAAACTAACAAAGATTAAAGAAAAAACGATTAAAAAAACAGCCGTGAATTAAATTCATGAAACCCACTGCCGTTCTTTCCGATGATCCGATCCTTTTGGGAAAAATCATTGAAAGAGGGGGAGTGGTCGTTTTTCCCACCGAAACCGTCTATGGAATCGGTGCTTCCAGTTTGAATTTTGACGCCTGCCGTCGCATCTACTGGATCAAAAACCGCCCCGTTGACAATCCTCTCATTGCTCATTTTGCAAGTATAGACCAGATTCGTAGATATTGCGTCCTTTCCAAAGAGTCGCTCCTTCTCTTCGAAACTTTTTCTCCGGGCCCTCTCACACTTGTTTTGGAGAAACAAAACGATTCCATCTTTCCTCCTGATCGCAAAACAATTGCTGTGCGAATCCCTTCCCATCCTGCTGCAAGGAAATTGATCGAAGCATCGGGTGTTCCTATCTCCGCGCCTTCGGCGAATCTATCGGGAAAACCTTCCTTTACCCGAAGGGAAGATGTCATCGAATGTTTTCAAAATCTTGTGGATGGAATCTTAATTGCGGACGATCCCGAGATAGGAATCGAATCCACAGTAGTGGATATGACAAAACCGAATCCTGTTTTGCTTCGCCCCGGTAAAATTTCGGAAATCGATTTGCGAAGTGTTATTCCGCGTTTGGTGTTACCTTCTTCGGAGATTCTTTCTTCGGATAAACTCAAAGACCAGGTGGAACTCGTTCCGGAAAGTCCCGGAATGAAATACAGGCATTATTCTCCCGAGGCAAAAGTAGTTTTGCTAAATAAAGAAGAATTTGCGGATCTGGTTTCCAGAAACCAACCGGCAAACATAAGCGGTTTGGAATCTGTTTTTTCCCGGAAAAAAATCGGATTTATCGGTTTCGGTTTTTCTCCGATTCATAAATGGGATAGAATCCTTTCGACAAACGAAGATTATATGAAAGAACTTTATTCCTTTTTTGTGGATGCTGACAAATTGAATTTGGATATCTGTTATTGTGAAATCCCAAAAGACGGTCCGGATCAATATGCACTTATGAACCGTCTGGAGAAGGCGAGAAACAAATAGTTTTCTTTAACGGTTTTTCCAACGTATCCGAACGGAAGAGAGATACAGATCCCGATTCATCCATCCGTTCTGCAAAAAAATCTCCATCCCGGTTATTTCTCCAAGCATTTGTTTCAGATGCAAACCACCGAAAGAAGGAAGTTCCGATCTGAAATCGTATTCGGGAAGTTCGTAGGAAACGGCAAATCTTGTTTTGGGAAACTTATCCTTGATGGATTCCAAAACATCCAGAATACCACCTAACTTATCTACTATTTTGTTTTCAACATTCGGTAGATAGACTCTTCCGCCTCCGAGGGTTTTCATTTTTTCCGGTTCTATTTTTCTTCCTTCGATCACTCTTGCATAAAACTGAGATTCGATTCTTTTGATTTCTTCTTGCAGATAACGAACCGACTCTTTTCCGAGAGGGGTATATTCCGAAAGAATGTCTCTATACGGATAAAAACCTACAGATTCCTTTTTCACTTTGGCTCTGTTGTATAATTTCTTCAAGTTGGCACGCACCATCACTGCACCGATGGAACCTGTAATGCATACCTCGGAAGCGGTAATGGATTCCGCAGCACTTGCGATATAATAACCGCCTGAAGCGGCAACATCTTTGAAGTAGGCTAATACAGGTTTTGATTCTTTCAGATTGAGAATTTCCTGGTGAATGAGTTCCGAATGAAATGCGGAACCACCGGGAGAACTGATTTCCAAAACAACGCAAGATACCGATTTGTCTTCCTTTAACTCCCGTAATAGGGCAATCGTTGAATAAGCGGATATTTTTCCTATCTCTCTTTCTTTCTTGGAATAATCTCCCCCCACAATTCCTCCTTCCAAAGGTACGACTGCGATGAGTTTTGCTTTTTTGGGAAGCAGTGAAAAACTGCGTAGTTTATGAAAATGATAACCTATAGTTTCGTTTAATCTGGGTTCGTCGTCGGGTAGAAATTCTTTTTCCGTCAGAATGGAATCTATAAATCCGATCGATCTGAATCCTTCCGCAGTTTGAATCGGTTTGTAAAATAGTTCTTTTTTCAGCTTCCCGTCTAAACTAAGGCTTGTTAGTAGAATGTTTTGCAGGTTTAAAATCAGATCTTCCGTGTTTTTACGTGCGTCTTTGGAGAAACCGTTTCGGGTGAAGCTTTCCGCGAAAGATTTGAAAGGACCGCTTGCAAATGCTTCCACTTCAATACCCCATGCCTTTAAAAAATCACCGTAAAATGCGGTTTCTGCGGAAGGCAACTGGATGTGAAATTCGGAATCTTTTCCGGCATATCGTTCGGAACAGGCGGAAAGAAGAAGTAGTGTTCCTAGTCCTCCCTCCTTCGCATAACCTTGAATAGAGACTCCTCCTGATTTCAGACGATTCAGCTCTTCTTTCACTTCCCAAAATTCGGAAAGGCTCCAATCCATAGGAGGTAGATAAATCTTCAGGGTTTTCAGGTAGGGAACTTTGCCTAGGGAGCGCAAACCGGTTAAAAAATCCAATCGGGTAAGAGTTGTTTCTTTTCCTTGAAATTTGCGGACCAAAAAGGATTTATTTGCGGTTTCGAAGAAACTGGGAAACTCCAGAGAGAGAGTTGTTTTTTTTCTCTGTAAAAAAAGGCTTAGACGTAGGTAAAAGTAGTATAGGACGCGGATCGGGGAAAAAAGGATAAGAAAAAAATATCGCAACAATCTGGGTTTCCTCTTGAGTTCCATCTCTTAAAATTCTTTCCAGAATGAAAGAGGAAAACAATCTGTAAGATGTGGATTCTTTCATTCGTATTCGCGGCGCTCGGGAACATAATCTTAAAAACGTAAATCTGGACATTCCTCGTGACAAATTAATCGTTGTCACCGGACTTTCCGGTTCAGGCAAATCTTCATTGGCTTTTGACACCATCTATGCGGAAGGTCAAAGGCGTTATGTGGAATCACTTTCCAGTTATGCGAGGCAGTTCCTCGGGCAAATGGAAAAACCGGAAGTGGATCTGATCGAAGGGCTTTCTCCTGCCATCTCGATAGAACAAAAAACAACTCATAGAAATCCTCGTTCCACAGTGGGAACTGTCACAGAGATCTATGATTATCTTAGATTATTGTATGCCCGTGTAGGAAAACCGCATTGTCCCAAATGCGGAACTTTGATTTCTTCTCTCTCGATCGATCAAATCACAGATCGGATCAATTTGTTTCCGGAAGGAACCAAACTACAAATCCTAGCTCCCGTCATCCAAGGCAAAAAAGGGGAACATCGGGAAGTTTTGGAAAAATTCAAAAAAGACGGATTCAACAGGGTTCGTGTGAACGGAGAAATCTATTCTTTGGAAGATGAAATCCCTCTGAAGAAAAATTTCAAAGCGGACATCGAAGTAGTGGTCGACCGGATCGTAATGAAACCGGGGATCCAATCCAGACTTACGGATTCCGTAGAAACCGCCTTACGAACATCAGATGGAATTCTGATTGTAGAAGACGGTGAAAAAGACCATCTCTATTCTCAGAAATTATCCTGTCCGAAATGTGATGATGTATCCATTCCGGAGCTTACTCCGCGTCTTTTTTCTTTCAATTCTCCTTTCGGGGCATGTTCGGAATGTGATGGACTTGGCGCCATACTTGAGTTTGACGAACAGCTTCTTGTTACCGACGAAAACGCATCTCTTGCGGAAGGTTGTATCGAAGCTTGGGGAGGATCAAAATCCAATTCCTATTGGTATATGGCGACAGTTACCGCCATTTCCAAAAAACTCAAATTCAGTTTGAATACCGCCTGGAAGGACATTCCCCAAAAAATCAAAGACATTATCTTTTACGGAGATGAATCCATCCAGATAGATTATGATTTTCGGGGAGCCAATTCGCATTATGAGTTTTCACGGAATTTCGAAGGGATCATTCCCAATCTGAAAAGAAGATACAGGGAAACAAAATCCGATTCCATGAGGCAATGGTTTGAATCTTTTATGACAAACCATGATTGTCATGTTTGTAAAGGAAAAAGACTTCGCCCGGAAGCGTTGGGCGTTAAAGTCCAAGGAATAGGAATCGACCAGTATACTAGTTTTTCCATCGGCAAGGCGCTCGCATTTACCAAAGAAAGTAAATGGACCGGTGCGGATGAAATCATCAGTAAACCCATCTTAAAAGAGATATTGCAGAGACTTAGTTTTCTTTATGATGTGGGAGTCGGGTATTTGAATTTAAGCCGCTCTGCAGGAACCTTATCCGGAGGAGAGGCGCAAAGGATCAGACTCGCTACTCAAATCGGTTCTCGCTTAATGGGCGTTCTGTACATTTTGGACGAACCTTCCATCGGACTCCACCAGAGGGACAATACGAAACTAGTCAATACTCTGAAGGGTTTACGTAACCTGGGTAACACGGTTCTTGTTGTAGAACACGATAAGGAAACCATGGAAGAAGCGGATTTTATCGTGGATATGGGTCCTGGTGCGGGTGTTCACGGAGGAGAGATCGTATCTTTCGGAACTCCGGAACAAATTAAAAAAGATCCTCATTCTATGACAGGGAAATATCTGACCGGCGAAAAACGCATCCCTATGCCGACGGAAAGACGCACCGGAAATGGAAAGTTTTTAAAAATTCTGGGAGCTACGCATAACAATCTAAAGAACATCGATGTTTCGATTCCTTTGGGAACGATCACTGTGATCACAGGAGTTTCCGGTTCGGGTAAGTCGACTCTCATCAACGAGATATTGTACAAAGAGTTGGCGTCTTCCATCAACGGATCCAAACTTGTTCCCGGAAAACATAAAAAAATCCAAGGAAAAGAACATCTAGATAAGGTGATCAACATCGATCAGTCCGCAATCGGTAGAACTCCCCGATCCAATCCGGCAACTTACACAGGTTTGTTTAATCATGTAAGGGAACTTTTCAGCGGACTGGAAGAGGCGAAGGTCAGAGGTTACGGCCCGGGAAGATTCAGTTTCAATGTGGCGGGAGGAAGATGTGAAAAATGTGAAGGGGACGGAATCCTAAAGATTGAGATGCATTTTCTTCCCGATATCTATGTGGAATGCGAAGTCTGCAAAGGCAAAAGATACAATCGTGAAACTTTGGAAG
The nucleotide sequence above comes from Leptospira kobayashii. Encoded proteins:
- a CDS encoding glycerophosphodiester phosphodiesterase, yielding MKHIPRKKELKELLRTGIANMGHRGARGLFPENTFVSFRKSYPFTKYFELDTMLCGSGELVVIHDETIDRTTNGKGKVSNLSLAEIQKYDAGSFFSKEFAGERISTLQELIENMPNDTVFDIEVKSEGLEEERIRLAEALVPLIRNLNIKNRIFISSFDSHLLEKVKLKDPGLLRGQLLDKEWDESLWELSEPDLILPHHSSVNVEWVANLSKKDLIVIPYTVNEEKDWIRLIDAGVSGIITDRPDLLKVFLESRKN
- a CDS encoding queuosine precursor transporter, yielding MPYLSNKPVVLYVLLLSLFLTFLLMAELTGSKLFTAFGFTMTMGVIPFPVTFIITDLLNEYFGRKVVRTTTIIGMVMISLAYVLIVVDMQIPANPDSPISDSAFNTVFANSGLVIIGSVVAYLIGQFIDIQVFHFLRKKTKGKHIWLRATGSTILSQLIDSYVVIFIALGKYHAVSKLVSISNTNFLYKLGVAILITPLLYLVHMYIDRYLGENLKKELTSAAMEETGKENTIQPA
- a CDS encoding glycosyl hydrolase family 18 protein; this translates as MQSEPTSEPKRKSTSFSPKAKYTFLFASWVFLSAFSFYLGMNLMAKEGGISLSLKNQSPFGKSEEVAQNSVETSSEGNESSESNSTEIKEEKPTSVLEEITKEEVPPDFSIDENVSFRASAWSTDWSAMRKTVHLYNEIHPFIYTMRGGLSNNGELISSWSQTARKERVAELRQLNPKVKIIPTIFRWENPKEKIQENIGMGGRTDIRDKHIQIIVNEIETYGYDGIDIDYEGMSCDKKEKFEDFFVLLAREVHKKGKLLSVAVHPKTPSDKKKDLNCKGLSKPIQLDFRENWRGPTTHDYAFLAKHADRVKIMAYELHPRKYHNPGPGPQAPNVWLKDIITYAKKRVPTSKLYMAIPTYGYDWALNCKSSAKAIYHSDAQRIRSGAHKKHQPTDINQILTSENKMGSWRNLSKFADIHKNRAYEDPSLWYTSGGCDRVAFYMNRKAFEEKMTLLRKYDLGGFSFWQLVTDNDPEINEYLSLLVQGKLPAVEKISDKELDDSSKKVVAEEKQIKLTKIKEKTIKKTAVN
- a CDS encoding L-threonylcarbamoyladenylate synthase — its product is MKPTAVLSDDPILLGKIIERGGVVVFPTETVYGIGASSLNFDACRRIYWIKNRPVDNPLIAHFASIDQIRRYCVLSKESLLLFETFSPGPLTLVLEKQNDSIFPPDRKTIAVRIPSHPAARKLIEASGVPISAPSANLSGKPSFTRREDVIECFQNLVDGILIADDPEIGIESTVVDMTKPNPVLLRPGKISEIDLRSVIPRLVLPSSEILSSDKLKDQVELVPESPGMKYRHYSPEAKVVLLNKEEFADLVSRNQPANISGLESVFSRKKIGFIGFGFSPIHKWDRILSTNEDYMKELYSFFVDADKLNLDICYCEIPKDGPDQYALMNRLEKARNK
- a CDS encoding S49 family peptidase, with product MVRKFQGKETTLTRLDFLTGLRSLGKVPYLKTLKIYLPPMDWSLSEFWEVKEELNRLKSGGVSIQGYAKEGGLGTLLLLSACSERYAGKDSEFHIQLPSAETAFYGDFLKAWGIEVEAFASGPFKSFAESFTRNGFSKDARKNTEDLILNLQNILLTSLSLDGKLKKELFYKPIQTAEGFRSIGFIDSILTEKEFLPDDEPRLNETIGYHFHKLRSFSLLPKKAKLIAVVPLEGGIVGGDYSKKEREIGKISAYSTIALLRELKEDKSVSCVVLEISSPGGSAFHSELIHQEILNLKESKPVLAYFKDVAASGGYYIASAAESITASEVCITGSIGAVMVRANLKKLYNRAKVKKESVGFYPYRDILSEYTPLGKESVRYLQEEIKRIESQFYARVIEGRKIEPEKMKTLGGGRVYLPNVENKIVDKLGGILDVLESIKDKFPKTRFAVSYELPEYDFRSELPSFGGLHLKQMLGEITGMEIFLQNGWMNRDLYLSSVRIRWKNR
- the uvrA gene encoding excinuclease ABC subunit UvrA, with translation MDSFIRIRGAREHNLKNVNLDIPRDKLIVVTGLSGSGKSSLAFDTIYAEGQRRYVESLSSYARQFLGQMEKPEVDLIEGLSPAISIEQKTTHRNPRSTVGTVTEIYDYLRLLYARVGKPHCPKCGTLISSLSIDQITDRINLFPEGTKLQILAPVIQGKKGEHREVLEKFKKDGFNRVRVNGEIYSLEDEIPLKKNFKADIEVVVDRIVMKPGIQSRLTDSVETALRTSDGILIVEDGEKDHLYSQKLSCPKCDDVSIPELTPRLFSFNSPFGACSECDGLGAILEFDEQLLVTDENASLAEGCIEAWGGSKSNSYWYMATVTAISKKLKFSLNTAWKDIPQKIKDIIFYGDESIQIDYDFRGANSHYEFSRNFEGIIPNLKRRYRETKSDSMRQWFESFMTNHDCHVCKGKRLRPEALGVKVQGIGIDQYTSFSIGKALAFTKESKWTGADEIISKPILKEILQRLSFLYDVGVGYLNLSRSAGTLSGGEAQRIRLATQIGSRLMGVLYILDEPSIGLHQRDNTKLVNTLKGLRNLGNTVLVVEHDKETMEEADFIVDMGPGAGVHGGEIVSFGTPEQIKKDPHSMTGKYLTGEKRIPMPTERRTGNGKFLKILGATHNNLKNIDVSIPLGTITVITGVSGSGKSTLINEILYKELASSINGSKLVPGKHKKIQGKEHLDKVINIDQSAIGRTPRSNPATYTGLFNHVRELFSGLEEAKVRGYGPGRFSFNVAGGRCEKCEGDGILKIEMHFLPDIYVECEVCKGKRYNRETLEVKYKGKNISDILDMTVEEGVVFFENIPSIKRKLETLVDVGLGYIKHGQAATTFSGGEAQRIKLSTELSKRPTGKTLYILDEPTTGLHFSDIEKLLQVLQTLVDKGNSMIIIEHNLDVIKAADHLIDIGPEGGEGGGRVIAEGKPEEVALVSESFTGQYLKKVLAEEKSFDKKFPKPAAAALKTEIVSSGSDKKVASPKKVKKKK